In Flavobacteriaceae bacterium, the following proteins share a genomic window:
- a CDS encoding zinc carboxypeptidase, which translates to MKKLLLFCLLLSTIVYSQKKLDLSYYLPQNTTYNQSIPTPESIIGHQVGEWHVTHDKLMQYAYALANASDRITIENRGKTFEGRPILLMTITSPKNHQNLDAIREAHINATESNTANTANRPIIVYQGFSIHGNEPSGANAGLLAAYYLAAAQGTYINELLDNTVILFDPSYNPDGLQRFAYWANTNKSINLSSDPNDREYSEVWPGGRTNHYWFDMNRDWLPVQLPESRARIASFHKWLPNILTDHHEMGSNATFFFQPGIPSRTHPLTPKLNQELTRRIGDYHAKAFDKIGSLYYTEESYDDFYYGKGSTFPDINGSIGILFEQASSRGHVQETENGLLTFPFTIRNQFTAALSTLDAAKNMRETLLTYQHNFYKNARTEASKENSKAIVFGDEKDAAKTYHLAEILKRHSIKFHDIKQDFTANSKRFKKGYSYIVPKNQKNTRLINAMFEKRTTFQDSLFYDISAWTFPLAFNLDYAEDVSTNNLGTEVTNLQFKEGGVDNKSNYAYLMEWHEYYTPKLLNKVLAKGIRAKVAMKQFSTSGKQYDYGTILIPVQNQKIKANDIYTFLNTLAKESHITINSVGTGLTEGIDLGSRQFRALTQPKIALLVGDGMNSYDAGEIWHLFDTRYEMTVTKLDTKTIGRADLSRYNVIIAVNSGSGALNANNTKKMKTWVQNGGTLLGYRGALNWLKSKEFAKFEFKKVEVPAKNVTFEQRGDFNGAQVIGGAIFEANIDRSHPINFGYKNNKVSLFRNTTLFMKPDKSSYNNPIKYTNNPILSGYISRPNLDSLANTVPLQIKRLGRGKVVGFTDNTNFRAFWYGTNKLMMNAIFFREEL; encoded by the coding sequence ATGAAAAAACTTCTCTTATTTTGTTTACTATTGAGTACAATAGTTTATTCTCAAAAAAAACTAGATTTATCGTATTACCTTCCTCAAAACACTACTTATAACCAGAGTATTCCAACTCCAGAAAGTATTATTGGACATCAGGTTGGTGAATGGCATGTTACTCACGATAAGTTAATGCAATATGCTTATGCGTTGGCTAATGCTTCAGATAGAATTACAATTGAAAATCGTGGAAAAACATTTGAAGGCAGACCAATATTATTAATGACTATTACTTCTCCTAAAAATCATCAAAATTTAGATGCCATTCGTGAAGCACATATTAATGCTACAGAAAGTAATACAGCAAATACAGCTAATAGACCTATAATAGTATACCAAGGGTTTTCTATTCATGGTAATGAGCCTAGTGGTGCTAATGCAGGGTTGTTAGCAGCGTATTATTTAGCAGCAGCTCAAGGCACCTATATTAACGAACTTTTAGATAATACAGTTATTTTATTTGACCCATCATATAATCCAGATGGTTTACAGCGTTTTGCTTATTGGGCAAATACAAATAAGAGTATAAATTTAAGTAGTGACCCTAACGATAGAGAATATAGTGAAGTATGGCCAGGGGGAAGAACAAACCACTATTGGTTTGATATGAATCGTGACTGGTTACCAGTACAGTTACCAGAGTCTAGAGCTAGGATTGCATCATTTCACAAATGGTTACCTAATATTCTAACAGATCATCACGAAATGGGCAGTAATGCAACTTTCTTTTTTCAACCTGGGATTCCATCAAGGACTCATCCACTAACACCAAAATTAAATCAAGAGCTTACAAGACGCATTGGGGATTATCATGCTAAAGCATTCGATAAAATTGGATCTTTATATTATACTGAAGAAAGTTATGATGATTTTTATTACGGTAAAGGTTCAACATTTCCGGATATTAATGGAAGTATAGGTATTTTATTTGAGCAAGCGAGTTCTCGCGGACATGTTCAAGAGACTGAAAATGGATTATTAACCTTTCCGTTCACTATACGAAATCAGTTTACGGCAGCGCTTTCTACTTTAGATGCAGCTAAAAATATGCGAGAAACACTTTTAACTTATCAGCATAATTTTTATAAAAATGCCAGAACTGAAGCCTCTAAAGAAAACTCTAAAGCCATTGTTTTTGGAGACGAAAAAGATGCAGCAAAAACCTATCATTTAGCTGAGATTTTAAAACGACACAGTATTAAGTTTCATGATATAAAACAAGATTTTACAGCAAATAGTAAGCGTTTTAAAAAAGGATATAGTTATATAGTTCCTAAAAATCAAAAAAACACACGTTTAATAAACGCTATGTTTGAAAAGCGCACCACATTTCAAGATAGTTTATTCTACGATATTTCTGCTTGGACCTTCCCTTTAGCTTTTAATTTAGATTATGCCGAAGATGTATCTACAAATAATTTAGGAACAGAGGTTACTAACCTTCAATTTAAAGAAGGTGGTGTAGATAACAAAAGTAACTATGCTTATTTAATGGAATGGCACGAATATTATACTCCTAAGCTTTTAAATAAAGTATTAGCAAAAGGAATTCGTGCTAAAGTAGCTATGAAACAATTTAGTACAAGTGGGAAACAATATGATTACGGAACTATTTTAATCCCTGTACAGAATCAAAAAATAAAAGCTAATGATATTTATACTTTTTTAAATACGCTGGCAAAAGAAAGTCATATTACAATTAATAGTGTCGGTACAGGTTTAACAGAAGGTATAGATTTAGGAAGCAGACAGTTTAGAGCATTAACTCAACCAAAAATTGCATTATTGGTAGGAGATGGTATGAATTCTTATGATGCTGGAGAAATTTGGCATTTATTTGATACACGTTATGAAATGACTGTAACCAAATTAGATACTAAAACTATTGGGCGAGCAGATTTAAGTCGTTATAATGTTATTATTGCTGTTAATTCTGGTAGTGGTGCTTTAAATGCTAACAATACTAAAAAAATGAAAACTTGGGTACAAAATGGAGGTACCTTATTAGGCTATAGAGGTGCGTTAAACTGGTTAAAATCTAAGGAATTTGCTAAGTTCGAATTTAAAAAAGTAGAAGTACCGGCAAAGAATGTCACTTTTGAGCAACGAGGTGACTTTAACGGAGCACAGGTTATTGGAGGTGCTATTTTTGAAGCTAATATTGATCGCTCACATCCTATTAACTTTGGATATAAAAACAATAAAGTATCATTATTTAGAAATACTACTTTGTTTATGAAACCAGATAAAAGTAGTTATAACAATCCAATAAAATATACCAACAACCCTATTCTAAGTGGATATATTTCTAGGCCAAATTTAGATAGTTTGGCGAATACAGTGCCATTACAAATAAAACGATTAGGGAGAGGTAAAGTTGTTGGATTTACAGATAATACTAATTTTAGAGCCTTTTGGTATGGTACCAATAAACTTATGATGAATGCGATTTTCTTTAGAGAAGAATTATAA
- a CDS encoding class A beta-lactamase-related serine hydrolase: MNKLTIITLCLFVLMSCNRKNPRQNVPDSFEIQMDSIFSEFDNLNSPGYAIGISKNGNTIYKNGYGAANLDYNIPIETNSAISIASVSKQFTAACIALLIIEDKITLETIAADYIPELKKYSDTLRIKHLIYNTSGLQDYNKVKRKSGKSWVTFNYFDIEECINTSISEDSLLFKPGEQWNYSNVNFMLLTKIVEKVSGQSFSDFIKTRLFQPLNMNNTLINDDITSIIKNRVTPYNPRNKLYLDAYAEQGFKLKNEGMYIQHSRNSPHYGGSGIVSTIDDLLKWTSNMETKKFGGQKFYDLMHKTMKFKHERNNQAFGLYIGNYRDRKIVAWEGGDYGISSQILRFPDENVSIIVLSNLGSGEASRKANSIADILIEKGVLQ; this comes from the coding sequence ATGAATAAACTGACAATAATTACACTTTGCTTATTCGTTTTGATGAGCTGTAATCGGAAAAACCCTAGGCAAAATGTGCCTGATTCGTTCGAGATTCAAATGGATTCAATATTCTCAGAATTCGATAATTTGAATTCCCCAGGTTACGCAATAGGAATATCGAAAAATGGAAATACTATATATAAGAATGGATATGGAGCGGCAAATTTAGATTACAATATCCCTATAGAAACAAATTCAGCTATTAGTATTGCTTCAGTTTCAAAACAATTTACTGCTGCTTGTATAGCTTTACTGATTATAGAAGATAAAATAACATTAGAAACTATTGCTGCTGATTATATTCCAGAGCTTAAAAAATATTCTGACACTCTTCGAATTAAGCACCTTATCTATAATACAAGTGGACTTCAAGATTACAATAAAGTGAAAAGAAAAAGCGGGAAATCTTGGGTAACATTTAACTATTTTGATATTGAAGAATGCATCAATACTTCTATCTCAGAGGATAGCTTACTCTTTAAACCGGGAGAACAATGGAACTATAGTAATGTCAATTTTATGCTTTTAACTAAAATTGTAGAAAAGGTAAGTGGGCAATCATTTAGTGACTTTATTAAAACAAGATTATTTCAACCACTTAATATGAACAATACCTTAATAAATGATGACATTACAAGTATTATAAAAAATAGGGTAACCCCTTATAATCCTAGAAATAAACTCTATTTGGACGCATATGCTGAACAAGGTTTCAAACTAAAAAATGAAGGGATGTACATACAACATTCGAGAAACTCACCTCATTATGGAGGTAGTGGTATAGTTTCTACAATAGATGACCTACTTAAGTGGACCTCAAATATGGAAACAAAGAAGTTTGGAGGGCAAAAATTTTATGACTTGATGCATAAAACAATGAAATTCAAACACGAAAGAAATAATCAAGCTTTTGGGTTGTATATCGGAAATTACAGAGATAGAAAAATAGTGGCTTGGGAAGGTGGAGATTATGGTATAAGTTCTCAGATTTTAAGATTTCCAGATGAAAACGTTTCAATAATCGTTTTATCTAATCTTGGTTCAGGTGAAGCTTCTAGGAAAGCGAATTCTATAGCCGATATTTTAATAGAAAAAGGTGTTTTGCAATAA
- a CDS encoding tRNA-binding protein, whose product MNNNAITFEDFTKIDLRIGTILEVADFPKARNPAYQLTIDFGDLGIKKTSAQITSLYQKEHLLNRQIVAVVNFPKKQIANFMSECLVLGAVNAKDVILLNPEHKVKNGTIVS is encoded by the coding sequence ATGAATAATAATGCCATAACTTTTGAAGATTTTACAAAAATAGATTTACGAATAGGAACCATATTGGAGGTTGCCGATTTTCCCAAAGCAAGAAATCCTGCCTACCAATTAACAATAGATTTTGGAGATTTAGGGATAAAAAAAACATCTGCACAAATAACAAGTTTATATCAAAAAGAACATTTGCTTAATCGCCAAATAGTAGCAGTAGTTAATTTTCCTAAAAAACAAATAGCTAATTTTATGAGTGAGTGTTTAGTATTAGGTGCTGTTAATGCTAAAGACGTAATTTTGTTAAATCCAGAGCATAAAGTCAAGAATGGTACAATAGTTTCTTAA
- a CDS encoding Glu/Leu/Phe/Val dehydrogenase → MISDVINSNEIKKAAPVFGQLSFDNHEQVVFCNDKDTGLKAIIGIHNTVLGPALGGTRMWDYNTEAEALNDALRLSRGMTFKSAITGLNLGGGKAVIIGNAKTQKTPELMKRFGEFVHSLSGKYITAEDVGMETSDMDLVREVTPYVTGISEDKGGAGNPSPITAYGVFMGMKAAAKYKFGSDLLENRKVYVQGIGHVGESLVEHLTNEGAKVVISDINEDRLQAVSSKYGADIYRGNDLYSETMDIYAPCALGATVNDDTVNKLNAQIIAGAANNQLANENIQGPLLQKRGIVYAPDFLINAGGIINVYAELEGYGKQEIIRKTENIYNTTLEILTNAETNGITTNEAALNIAKNRIEIRKKENSK, encoded by the coding sequence ATGATTTCAGACGTAATCAACTCTAACGAAATTAAAAAAGCTGCCCCAGTATTTGGACAACTTTCTTTTGATAATCATGAACAAGTTGTTTTTTGTAATGACAAAGATACAGGATTAAAAGCAATTATAGGAATACATAATACAGTTTTAGGACCAGCTTTAGGAGGTACTAGAATGTGGGATTATAATACAGAAGCTGAAGCTTTAAATGATGCACTTAGGTTATCTCGTGGAATGACATTTAAATCGGCTATTACTGGGTTAAATCTTGGTGGAGGTAAAGCTGTTATTATTGGAAATGCTAAAACTCAAAAAACTCCAGAGTTAATGAAACGTTTTGGAGAGTTTGTACACTCGTTAAGTGGTAAATATATTACTGCAGAAGATGTGGGTATGGAAACTTCTGATATGGATTTAGTTAGAGAAGTAACTCCATATGTAACTGGAATTTCAGAAGATAAAGGAGGTGCAGGAAACCCTTCACCCATTACTGCATATGGCGTATTTATGGGTATGAAAGCTGCTGCAAAATATAAATTTGGTAGTGATCTTCTCGAAAATAGAAAAGTATATGTACAAGGTATTGGTCATGTTGGAGAATCTTTAGTAGAACATTTAACTAATGAAGGCGCTAAAGTGGTAATATCTGATATTAATGAAGATCGCTTGCAAGCAGTAAGTAGTAAATATGGAGCAGATATTTATAGAGGAAACGATTTATACTCTGAGACTATGGATATTTATGCACCTTGCGCTTTAGGAGCAACAGTAAATGATGATACTGTAAATAAATTGAATGCCCAAATTATTGCTGGAGCTGCTAATAACCAATTGGCTAACGAAAATATACAAGGACCTTTATTGCAAAAAAGGGGTATTGTTTACGCACCAGATTTTTTAATTAACGCTGGCGGAATAATTAATGTATATGCAGAACTAGAGGGTTACGGAAAGCAAGAAATTATTCGTAAAACAGAAAATATATATAATACAACTTTAGAAATATTGACTAATGCTGAAACTAATGGAATTACAACTAATGAAGCAGCATTAAATATTGCTAAAAATAGAATTGAAATTAGAAAAAAAGAAAATTCTAAATAA
- a CDS encoding amino acid racemase: MRSLGLIGGTSWHSTIEYYRNINQLVNDYFGDNTNPPLIIYTLNQSLIHQYQRESNWIGIAEILINAAKNLEKAGADMVMFCANTPHKVYDIVEKEINTPILHIADATTKEIKSKNMKKVCFLGTKYSMIESFITNRISNNGVEVLTSNKEKEINELHRIIQEELTYGKIITQSKEYVINIIQSFTEKGAEGVILGCTEFPLMINDTDLQIPIFNTTKIHAKAGVNFILEGLKK, encoded by the coding sequence ATGAGATCACTTGGATTAATCGGAGGGACATCATGGCATTCAACAATAGAATATTATCGAAATATTAATCAGCTCGTTAATGACTATTTTGGAGATAACACAAATCCGCCTTTGATTATATATACTTTAAATCAATCTTTAATACATCAATATCAAAGAGAATCCAATTGGATTGGTATAGCTGAAATATTGATTAACGCAGCAAAAAACCTCGAAAAAGCAGGAGCTGATATGGTAATGTTTTGTGCTAATACTCCTCATAAAGTTTACGATATTGTAGAAAAAGAAATTAATACTCCAATATTACACATAGCAGATGCAACAACAAAGGAAATTAAATCAAAAAATATGAAGAAGGTTTGTTTCCTGGGTACAAAATACTCTATGATAGAGAGTTTTATTACCAATAGAATATCAAATAATGGAGTTGAGGTACTTACTTCAAATAAGGAGAAAGAAATCAATGAATTACATCGGATAATTCAAGAAGAATTGACTTATGGAAAAATTATCACTCAGTCCAAAGAATATGTTATTAACATCATTCAATCATTTACAGAAAAAGGAGCTGAGGGTGTCATTTTAGGCTGTACGGAATTTCCATTGATGATAAATGATACTGATTTACAAATTCCAATTTTCAATACAACAAAGATACATGCAAAAGCAGGAGTGAATTTTATATTGGAAGGTTTGAAAAAATAA
- a CDS encoding DUF3276 family protein: MSNNDMMEKEEIFSKVLRAGRRTYFFDVRATKAGDYYLTITESKKFTNDDGSFHYKKHKIYLYKEDFAEFKEILGDMIDYVIDEKGEEVISERHQKDYKRENYGSVNNTTNDETPASPESFTDVNFEDI; the protein is encoded by the coding sequence ATGAGTAATAATGATATGATGGAGAAAGAAGAGATATTTTCTAAAGTATTGAGAGCGGGAAGACGTACTTATTTTTTTGACGTAAGAGCTACCAAAGCTGGAGATTATTACCTTACAATTACCGAGAGTAAAAAATTTACAAATGATGATGGCTCTTTTCATTATAAAAAGCACAAGATTTATTTATATAAAGAAGATTTTGCTGAGTTTAAAGAAATTTTAGGAGATATGATTGATTATGTGATTGATGAAAAAGGAGAAGAAGTTATTAGTGAGCGTCATCAAAAAGATTATAAGAGAGAAAATTATGGTTCTGTAAACAATACTACTAATGATGAAACACCAGCTTCACCAGAAAGTTTTACAGATGTAAATTTTGAAGACATTTAA
- a CDS encoding ABC transporter ATP-binding protein — MKELQYINKFFKRYKYSLLLGVFITIVSKIFALFTPRLIGQSITVIADHINGKIPADVYSSELTKNILYLIGAAIIAGVFSFLMRQTIITVSRHIEFDLKNEIYQQYQKLSLNFYKKNRTGDLMNRISEDVGKVRMYTGPAIMYSLNMITLFVVALIYMFSQAPKLAFYTVLPLPVLSITIYVLSKLIHQRSTIVQEYLSKLSTYTQEAFSGVSVIKAYGMEPQTNISFETLSTENRQKQIDLNKVQALFFPLMILLIGVSNLIVIYVGGKQYINGEIESFGTIAEFIIYVNMLTWPVAILGWVTSIVQQAEASQKRINEFLNEVPEIKNLASSPITINGDIVFKNVHFTYDDTNIEALKGVSFNLNQGKSLAIIGKTGSGKSTILDLIGRLYDIKKGTISIDGNSIEQVHLESLRNSIGYVPQDAFLFSDSIKNNIKFGSVDATDDEIIQAAKNAVVHSNIENFSEGYNTVLGERGITLSGGQKQRISIARAIIKNPKILLLDDCLSAVDTETEEKILKNLDKVTQNRTTIIVSHRISSAKNADHIIVLDDGKIIQTGDHQTLINQDGYYKELYLKQLAEKEM; from the coding sequence ATGAAAGAATTACAATACATCAATAAGTTTTTTAAACGGTATAAGTACAGTCTTTTACTTGGAGTATTTATTACCATAGTTTCTAAAATTTTTGCACTTTTCACACCTCGTTTAATAGGACAATCTATTACTGTTATTGCTGATCATATAAATGGTAAAATTCCAGCAGATGTTTACAGTTCGGAACTCACAAAAAATATACTGTATTTAATTGGCGCAGCAATAATAGCTGGAGTGTTTTCATTTTTAATGAGACAAACTATTATTACCGTATCCAGACATATAGAATTTGATTTAAAAAACGAAATATATCAGCAATATCAGAAACTATCTTTAAATTTCTACAAAAAAAATAGAACTGGTGATTTAATGAATCGTATTAGTGAAGATGTAGGTAAGGTACGTATGTACACTGGACCAGCAATTATGTACTCTCTAAATATGATTACTTTATTTGTTGTTGCTTTAATTTACATGTTTAGTCAAGCTCCAAAACTTGCATTTTATACAGTTTTACCACTTCCTGTATTATCAATTACAATATATGTATTGAGCAAACTCATACACCAACGTAGTACAATAGTTCAGGAATATTTGTCAAAACTTTCAACCTATACACAAGAAGCATTTAGTGGAGTATCTGTAATTAAAGCTTATGGTATGGAGCCCCAAACTAATATTTCTTTTGAGACATTATCTACTGAAAATCGTCAAAAACAAATTGATCTTAATAAAGTACAAGCTTTATTTTTTCCATTAATGATCTTACTTATAGGTGTTAGTAATCTTATTGTAATTTATGTTGGAGGAAAACAATATATTAATGGTGAAATTGAAAGCTTTGGTACTATAGCAGAATTTATCATTTATGTAAATATGCTAACTTGGCCTGTAGCCATTTTGGGTTGGGTTACTTCTATCGTTCAGCAAGCTGAAGCATCACAAAAGCGTATTAATGAGTTTTTAAACGAAGTTCCTGAAATTAAAAATTTAGCTAGTTCACCAATTACTATTAATGGTGATATTGTATTTAAAAATGTACATTTTACTTACGATGACACAAATATTGAAGCTTTAAAAGGAGTTAGTTTTAATTTAAATCAAGGCAAGAGTTTAGCAATTATTGGTAAAACAGGCTCAGGGAAGTCTACTATTCTAGATCTAATAGGGAGATTATATGATATTAAGAAAGGTACAATAAGCATTGATGGCAACTCTATAGAGCAAGTCCACTTAGAGAGTTTAAGAAATAGCATTGGTTACGTCCCTCAGGATGCATTTTTATTTTCCGATTCGATTAAAAACAATATTAAATTTGGATCTGTTGATGCTACAGACGATGAAATTATACAAGCAGCAAAAAATGCTGTTGTACATAGCAATATCGAAAATTTCTCCGAAGGCTATAATACTGTTTTAGGAGAGCGGGGTATTACGCTATCTGGTGGGCAAAAACAGCGTATTTCGATCGCCAGGGCCATTATTAAAAATCCAAAGATTTTATTATTAGACGATTGTTTATCTGCTGTAGATACTGAAACCGAAGAAAAAATCCTTAAAAACTTAGATAAAGTTACTCAAAACAGAACTACAATTATAGTAAGTCATCGTATTTCTTCAGCAAAAAATGCAGATCATATTATAGTTCTTGATGATGGAAAAATAATACAAACAGGAGACCATCAAACCTTAATAAATCAGGATGGCTACTATAAAGAGTTATATTTAAAACAACTTGCCGAAAAAGAAATGTAA